From Streptosporangium album, the proteins below share one genomic window:
- a CDS encoding DedA family protein, with product MLLDMLGQLDPYLVGAVLLAVLALDGSLLIGTVLPGDAAIVVAGTTLTGAAEIAVAAVAGVIGCYLGATGGWLIGRRYGSRVRHSRAGRWVGEHRWARAERLATGTDGGPALAAASFLPVVNSLTPVLAGTFGMPYVRFIRWTLAGSVTWVTTYLVLGSVAGEFARQNQHLMVPVAGCLALLAAGLVVIGRRARASRTAEVSEPDRSPAPETVSPPPR from the coding sequence ATGCTCTTGGACATGTTGGGCCAGTTGGACCCCTATCTGGTCGGCGCGGTGTTGCTGGCCGTGCTGGCGCTGGACGGTTCCCTGCTGATCGGGACCGTGCTCCCCGGGGACGCGGCGATCGTCGTGGCGGGGACCACGCTGACCGGCGCCGCCGAGATCGCGGTGGCGGCGGTCGCCGGGGTGATCGGTTGCTACCTGGGCGCCACCGGCGGCTGGCTGATCGGCCGCCGGTACGGCTCGCGCGTCCGCCACAGCAGGGCCGGGAGGTGGGTCGGCGAACACCGCTGGGCCCGGGCCGAACGGCTGGCGACCGGCACGGACGGCGGCCCCGCCCTCGCCGCCGCCTCCTTCCTGCCCGTCGTCAACTCACTGACCCCGGTCCTCGCCGGAACCTTCGGCATGCCCTACGTCCGCTTCATCCGCTGGACGCTGGCCGGCAGCGTGACCTGGGTGACCACCTACCTGGTGCTCGGCTCCGTCGCCGGCGAGTTCGCCCGGCAGAACCAGCACCTGATGGTGCCGGTGGCCGGATGCCTCGCCCTCCTGGCCGCGGGCCTCGTCGTGATCGGCAGACGGGCCCGCGCGAGCAGGACGGCCGAGGTCAGCGAGCCGGATCGTTCTCCAGCGCCGGAGACCGTCTCGCCACCGCCTCGGTGA
- the dxs gene encoding 1-deoxy-D-xylulose-5-phosphate synthase, whose amino-acid sequence MSERTGRPGSLLETVKGPRDLKLLGAGELPRLAAEIRDLLVSSTARTGGHLGPNLGVVELSIALHRVFDSPRDRILWDTGHQAYVHKMLTGRAAQFETLRQEGGLSGYPSQTESEHDIIENSHASTALSYADGLAKAYKLRREVDRTVVAVIGDGALTGGMAWEALNNIAAHRDLPLIIVVNDNGRSYSPTIGGLASHLASLRATQRYEDVLEFVKDNLTKVPVVGAPFYDALHGMKKGIKDVLAPQVMFEDLGLKYIGLVDGHDEQAVEAALRKARGFRRPVIVHVLTKKGFGYSFAENHDEDCFHSPGVFDPLTGEEKPKPHGWTNVFSQEIVRLGAERQDIVAITAAMLGPTGLIPFSEAYPDRLYDVGIAEQHALTSAAGLALGGLHPVVAIYATFLNRAFDQLLMDVALHRLPVTVVLDRAGVTGDDGASHNGMWDLSILQVIPGLSVAVPRDEPRLRELLAEAVEVDDGPTVVRYPKGPVATEIEAVGRLGGMDVLRTGDPDVLLVSVGPMAELCLDAATLLDAQGISTTVVDPRWVKPLDEALVTAAGAHKLVVVVEDNGRVGGVGDAVARMLRDADVDVPIRTYGIPQRFLDHAKRAKILNEIGLTAQDIAREITEAVARRSPALENDPAR is encoded by the coding sequence GTGAGCGAGCGGACCGGACGACCTGGCAGTCTTCTGGAGACGGTCAAGGGACCACGGGATCTCAAGCTGCTGGGAGCGGGCGAGCTGCCCCGGCTGGCCGCCGAGATCCGGGACCTGCTGGTCAGTTCCACTGCCCGCACCGGAGGCCATCTGGGACCCAATCTCGGTGTGGTCGAGCTGTCCATCGCCCTGCACCGGGTCTTCGACTCGCCACGCGACCGCATCCTCTGGGACACCGGCCACCAGGCCTACGTCCACAAGATGCTCACCGGCCGCGCCGCGCAGTTCGAGACGCTCCGACAGGAAGGCGGCCTGTCGGGTTACCCGAGCCAGACCGAGTCCGAGCACGACATCATCGAGAACTCCCACGCCTCCACCGCGCTGTCGTACGCCGACGGCCTGGCCAAGGCGTACAAGCTGCGCCGCGAGGTCGACCGCACGGTCGTCGCGGTGATCGGCGACGGCGCGCTCACCGGCGGTATGGCCTGGGAGGCGCTCAACAACATCGCCGCGCACAGGGACCTGCCGCTGATCATCGTGGTCAACGACAACGGCCGCTCCTACTCGCCGACCATCGGTGGTCTCGCCTCGCACCTGGCCTCGCTGCGCGCCACCCAGCGTTACGAGGACGTCCTGGAGTTCGTCAAGGACAACCTGACGAAGGTCCCGGTGGTGGGCGCCCCGTTCTACGACGCGCTGCACGGCATGAAGAAGGGCATCAAGGACGTCCTCGCCCCGCAGGTCATGTTCGAAGACCTCGGCCTGAAATACATCGGCCTGGTCGACGGCCATGACGAGCAGGCCGTGGAGGCCGCGCTGCGCAAGGCCCGCGGCTTCCGCCGCCCGGTCATCGTCCACGTGCTCACCAAGAAGGGCTTCGGTTACTCCTTCGCCGAGAACCACGACGAGGACTGCTTCCACTCGCCGGGTGTCTTCGACCCGCTGACCGGCGAGGAGAAGCCCAAGCCGCACGGCTGGACCAACGTCTTCAGCCAGGAGATCGTGCGGCTGGGCGCCGAGCGGCAGGACATCGTGGCCATCACCGCCGCGATGCTCGGCCCGACCGGGCTGATCCCGTTCTCCGAGGCCTACCCCGACCGCCTCTACGACGTCGGCATCGCCGAGCAGCACGCCCTCACCAGCGCCGCCGGCCTGGCGCTCGGCGGGCTCCACCCGGTGGTGGCGATCTACGCGACCTTCCTCAACCGCGCCTTCGACCAGCTCCTCATGGATGTCGCCCTGCACAGGCTGCCGGTCACGGTCGTGCTCGACCGGGCGGGCGTCACCGGTGACGACGGCGCCAGCCACAACGGCATGTGGGACCTGTCGATCCTCCAGGTCATCCCGGGGCTGTCCGTCGCGGTCCCGCGTGACGAGCCGCGCCTGCGCGAGCTGCTGGCCGAGGCGGTGGAGGTCGACGACGGCCCCACCGTCGTCCGCTACCCCAAGGGGCCGGTGGCCACCGAGATCGAGGCGGTCGGGCGGCTCGGGGGGATGGACGTGCTGCGTACGGGCGATCCGGACGTGCTGCTCGTCTCCGTCGGCCCGATGGCCGAGCTGTGCCTGGACGCCGCCACCCTGCTCGACGCCCAGGGGATCTCGACGACCGTGGTGGACCCGCGCTGGGTCAAGCCACTGGACGAGGCGCTGGTGACGGCCGCCGGCGCGCACAAGCTGGTGGTGGTGGTGGAGGACAACGGCCGGGTGGGCGGCGTCGGCGACGCGGTCGCCAGGATGCTCCGCGACGCCGACGTGGACGTCCCGATCCGGACCTACGGCATCCCGCAGCGCTTCCTGGACCACGCCAAGCGGGCGAAGATCCTCAACGAGATCGGCCTGACCGCGCAGGACATCGCCCGCGAGATCACCGAGGCGGTGGCGAGACGGTCTCCGGCGCTGGAGAACGATCCGGCTCGCTGA
- a CDS encoding neutral zinc metallopeptidase, producing the protein MGVANAAAPSTAKTSAVKEQAPPRGRAAATANPIYRTGTLPAVRCATGQIRAGSAASYKVFMTRVDRCLNLAWKTQFKKARLPFAQPKLRFTTSKVSSPCGRWPQGAGGYYCSSNRTIYIGVFRDVLKSPYAPNHAQFMAHEYAHHVQQLAGIMNYYGQSVWRAGSSTKLAFSRRLELQADCLGSAFLRQIADDLPVEQEQWDAMVDWVAKNGQKTWVKNDHGKGRSQAYWMQRGFNAGSPSACNTWTASSGTVA; encoded by the coding sequence GTGGGAGTCGCGAACGCCGCCGCTCCGTCGACCGCCAAGACCTCCGCCGTGAAGGAGCAGGCCCCGCCGCGTGGCCGTGCCGCCGCGACGGCCAACCCCATCTACCGGACCGGCACGCTGCCCGCCGTACGGTGCGCCACCGGGCAGATCCGCGCGGGGAGCGCGGCCTCCTACAAGGTCTTCATGACCCGCGTCGACCGCTGCCTGAACCTGGCGTGGAAGACGCAGTTCAAGAAGGCCAGGCTGCCCTTCGCCCAGCCCAAGCTCCGCTTCACCACCTCCAAGGTCAGCAGCCCGTGCGGCCGCTGGCCCCAGGGGGCCGGGGGCTACTACTGCTCCAGTAACCGCACCATCTACATCGGCGTCTTCCGGGATGTGCTGAAGAGCCCGTACGCCCCCAACCACGCCCAGTTCATGGCGCACGAGTACGCACACCACGTGCAGCAGCTCGCCGGCATCATGAACTACTACGGCCAGAGCGTCTGGCGGGCCGGGTCCTCCACCAAGCTCGCCTTCTCCCGCCGCCTCGAACTGCAGGCCGACTGCCTCGGCTCCGCCTTCCTGCGGCAGATCGCCGACGACCTGCCGGTCGAGCAGGAGCAGTGGGACGCGATGGTCGACTGGGTCGCCAAGAACGGCCAGAAGACCTGGGTGAAGAACGACCACGGCAAGGGCCGCAGCCAGGCCTACTGGATGCAGCGCGGCTTCAACGCGGGCTCCCCGTCCGCGTGCAACACCTGGACCGCTTCCTCCGGAACCGTCGCCTGA
- a CDS encoding neutral zinc metallopeptidase: protein MRTPLIALISGVLAGLLFAGTASAGVVERSGPAPTGKTAQTANPIYKTGKLELKKCEEQPVISNDLDSARVYLEFLMDCLNESWEYQFSKAKLPFSKPSFETISRAGRPTACGKFPKGAQAIYCNVNKKITFLLSPEILSQSTELFLFEVVAHEYGHHVQQLSGIMGAFANRKYKSDKAYLAELRKIELQAECFSGAFLGSVWQSLGRRQSDFSYVLDFSYDTVSHGKATNIAYWLKRGFNQESPGACTTFSAPASRVA from the coding sequence ATGCGTACCCCCCTTATCGCCCTGATATCCGGCGTGCTCGCGGGTCTGTTGTTCGCCGGTACGGCCAGCGCAGGCGTCGTGGAACGGTCCGGCCCGGCGCCCACCGGCAAGACGGCCCAGACCGCCAACCCGATCTACAAGACCGGGAAGCTCGAACTCAAAAAATGCGAGGAGCAGCCGGTCATCTCCAACGACCTCGACTCCGCGCGTGTCTATCTCGAGTTTTTGATGGACTGCCTCAACGAGAGCTGGGAATACCAGTTCTCCAAGGCCAAACTGCCCTTCTCCAAGCCCTCGTTCGAGACGATCTCCCGCGCCGGCCGCCCGACCGCCTGCGGCAAATTCCCCAAGGGCGCCCAGGCGATCTACTGCAACGTCAACAAGAAGATCACCTTCCTGCTCAGCCCGGAGATCCTCTCCCAGTCGACCGAGCTGTTCCTGTTCGAGGTGGTGGCCCACGAGTACGGCCACCACGTACAACAGCTCTCGGGCATCATGGGCGCCTTCGCCAACCGGAAGTACAAGAGTGACAAGGCCTACCTCGCCGAGCTTCGCAAGATCGAGCTCCAGGCCGAGTGCTTCAGCGGCGCCTTCCTCGGCAGCGTCTGGCAGTCCCTGGGCCGCCGGCAGTCCGACTTCTCCTACGTCCTCGACTTCTCCTACGACACCGTCAGCCACGGCAAGGCCACCAACATCGCCTACTGGCTGAAGCGCGGCTTCAACCAGGAGAGCCCCGGTGCCTGCACCACCTTCTCCGCCCCCGCGTCCAGGGTCGCCTGA
- a CDS encoding ROK family transcriptional regulator, translating into MRAGPSQEEIRRHNLGALLRHVHLSGPTSRAELTNRMGLNRSTIMALTADLTAAGLVREELPRETGRAGRPSLVVRPESARVYVFALDVGVDRLVAARVGLGGTILDRRETIRRRGPFTLDEIVGPLAGFARQMHRKTRPDTVCVGVAAAFSGGVGRGDGIIRFGPNMGSIDVPFAEEMTRRLALGLPVTVGNDANLAALAEHTRGVGVGCRDLIYLHGDVGIGGGVIVNGQLLGGHRGFGGEVGHMVVNPKGRPCGCGSLGCLEAEAGERAVLEAAGRLGPEMGRDAVRAVVDAADRGDIVAQAALSRVGDWLGLGVANLVNVFNPEMVIFGGMLREVYLGSAAQVRSRLAVDALPPSRESLRLRTSALGDDATLVGAAELAFAQVLADPLEVLVRAGS; encoded by the coding sequence ATGCGGGCTGGCCCCTCCCAGGAGGAGATCAGGCGCCACAACCTCGGCGCCCTGCTCAGGCATGTGCACCTCAGCGGTCCGACCTCGCGCGCGGAACTCACCAACCGGATGGGGCTCAACCGCAGCACCATCATGGCCCTCACCGCCGATCTGACGGCCGCCGGCCTGGTCCGGGAGGAGCTCCCCAGGGAGACCGGCAGGGCCGGACGCCCGTCCCTCGTGGTCCGCCCGGAGTCGGCGCGGGTCTACGTGTTCGCCCTCGACGTGGGCGTCGACCGGCTGGTCGCCGCCCGCGTCGGCCTGGGCGGCACGATCCTCGACCGGCGCGAGACGATACGGCGCCGCGGTCCCTTCACCCTGGACGAGATAGTCGGCCCGCTCGCCGGGTTCGCCCGGCAGATGCATCGCAAGACCCGGCCCGACACGGTGTGCGTCGGGGTGGCCGCGGCCTTCTCCGGGGGAGTGGGCCGCGGCGACGGGATCATCAGATTCGGGCCCAACATGGGCTCGATAGACGTGCCGTTCGCCGAGGAGATGACCCGCAGGCTGGCGCTCGGCCTACCGGTGACGGTGGGCAACGACGCCAACCTCGCCGCCCTCGCCGAGCACACCCGGGGCGTCGGCGTCGGCTGCCGCGACCTCATATACCTCCACGGCGACGTCGGCATCGGCGGCGGTGTGATCGTCAACGGTCAGCTGCTCGGCGGCCACCGGGGTTTCGGCGGCGAGGTCGGGCACATGGTCGTCAACCCCAAGGGCCGGCCCTGTGGCTGCGGCTCACTCGGCTGCCTGGAGGCCGAGGCGGGGGAGCGGGCCGTGCTGGAGGCCGCGGGCCGCCTCGGTCCCGAGATGGGCCGTGACGCCGTCCGGGCCGTGGTCGACGCCGCCGACCGCGGCGACATCGTCGCGCAGGCGGCGCTGAGCCGCGTCGGCGACTGGCTCGGCCTGGGCGTCGCCAACCTCGTCAACGTCTTCAACCCCGAGATGGTCATCTTCGGCGGCATGCTCCGCGAGGTCTACCTCGGGTCCGCCGCCCAGGTCCGCAGCCGCCTCGCCGTCGACGCGCTCCCCCCCTCGCGCGAAAGCCTCCGCCTGCGCACCTCGGCCCTCGGCGACGACGCCACCCTCGTCGGCGCCGCCGAACTCGCCTTCGCCCAGGTCCTCGCCGACCCCCTGGAAGTTCTCGTCCGCGCGGGTTCCTGA
- a CDS encoding sugar ABC transporter permease — MTATISPERASEAPSISSNVRGYAERVRGGEMGALPAVFGLVVLCTVFAILRPSFLTAGNFANLLTQGAAVTVIAMGLVFVLLLGEIDLSAGFASGVCASILAIMLTNQGLPWYVAVLVAILAGVVIGATLGSIVTKLGIPSFVVTLAAFLAFQGLVLLLIQGGTIIAIRDQTILAVANKNLPPMLGWALLAVGVVAYAALQLLRARKRAARGLTSDPISLIAVRVGALAVLGGLAVYFLNVERSRNAAIVSLAGVPIVVPIIVVLLLVWTFVLRRTAFGRHLYAVGGNAEAARRAGINVDRMKISAFVICSSMAAVGGIIAASRASSVDPNTGGSNVLLYAVGAAVIGGTSLFGGKGRVLDAILGGTVVAVIENGMGLMGYSSGVKFMVTGSVLLLAAGVDALSRKRAAATGLR, encoded by the coding sequence ATGACCGCCACGATTTCCCCGGAGCGCGCGTCCGAGGCACCCTCCATCAGCTCCAACGTCCGCGGCTACGCCGAGCGGGTCCGCGGTGGCGAGATGGGCGCGCTGCCCGCCGTGTTCGGTCTCGTCGTGCTCTGCACGGTCTTCGCCATCCTGCGTCCCTCCTTCCTCACCGCGGGCAACTTCGCCAACCTGCTCACCCAGGGCGCCGCGGTCACCGTGATCGCCATGGGCCTGGTCTTCGTGCTGCTCCTCGGCGAGATCGACCTGTCGGCGGGCTTCGCCAGCGGCGTCTGCGCCTCGATCCTCGCGATCATGCTCACCAACCAGGGCCTTCCCTGGTACGTGGCGGTGCTGGTGGCCATCCTGGCCGGTGTGGTGATCGGCGCCACGCTCGGCTCCATCGTCACCAAACTCGGCATCCCCTCCTTCGTGGTGACCCTCGCCGCCTTCCTGGCCTTCCAGGGGCTCGTCCTGCTGCTGATCCAGGGCGGCACCATCATCGCCATCCGCGACCAGACGATCCTCGCGGTCGCCAACAAGAACCTCCCGCCCATGCTGGGCTGGGCGCTGCTGGCCGTCGGAGTCGTCGCCTACGCCGCGCTGCAACTGCTGCGGGCGCGAAAGAGGGCCGCCCGGGGCCTGACCTCCGACCCGATCTCGCTGATCGCGGTCCGGGTGGGCGCCCTGGCGGTGCTCGGCGGGCTCGCCGTCTACTTCCTCAACGTGGAGCGGAGCCGCAACGCGGCGATCGTCTCGCTCGCCGGCGTGCCGATCGTGGTGCCGATCATCGTGGTGCTCCTGCTGGTCTGGACGTTCGTGCTCCGCCGTACCGCGTTCGGGCGACACCTCTACGCGGTCGGCGGCAACGCCGAGGCCGCCCGCCGGGCGGGCATCAACGTCGACCGGATGAAGATCAGCGCGTTTGTGATCTGTTCCTCCATGGCCGCCGTCGGCGGCATCATCGCGGCCTCCCGGGCCAGCTCGGTCGACCCCAACACCGGCGGCAGCAACGTGCTGCTGTACGCGGTGGGCGCCGCCGTGATCGGCGGGACCAGCCTGTTCGGCGGCAAGGGCCGGGTGCTGGACGCCATCCTCGGCGGCACCGTGGTCGCGGTGATCGAGAACGGCATGGGTCTGATGGGCTACAGCTCCGGGGTGAAGTTCATGGTTACCGGGTCGGTTCTGCTGCTGGCCGCAGGGGTGGACGCACTGTCCCGCAAGCGGGCGGCCGCCACTGGTCTAAGGTGA
- a CDS encoding ATP-binding cassette domain-containing protein, translated as MNPVLELRGIDKSFGPVQVLHDVDFSVYPGEVTALVGDNGAGKSTLVKCVGGIHPIDAGEYLFDGRPVQIHSPRDAGELGIEIVYQDLALCDNLDIVQNMFLGREKKRGVVLDEDTMEEMAAKTLESLSVRTVKSIRQHVASLSGGQRQTVAIAKAVLWNSKVVILDEPTAALGVAQTAQVLELVRRLADQGLAVVLISHNMNDVFAVSDRIAALYLGRMAAQVKTADVTHAQVVELITSGRSGDLGLTNGVTV; from the coding sequence ATGAACCCCGTACTGGAACTCCGTGGGATCGACAAGAGCTTCGGTCCCGTGCAGGTTCTGCACGACGTCGACTTCTCCGTCTACCCCGGAGAGGTCACCGCGCTGGTCGGCGACAACGGCGCGGGCAAGTCCACCCTCGTCAAGTGCGTCGGCGGTATCCACCCGATCGACGCGGGCGAGTATCTCTTCGATGGCAGACCCGTCCAGATCCACAGCCCGCGCGACGCGGGCGAGCTGGGCATCGAGATCGTCTACCAGGACCTCGCGCTCTGCGACAACCTCGACATCGTCCAGAACATGTTCCTCGGCCGCGAGAAGAAGCGCGGCGTCGTGCTCGACGAGGACACGATGGAGGAGATGGCGGCCAAGACCCTGGAGAGCCTGTCGGTCAGGACCGTCAAGTCCATCCGCCAGCACGTCGCCAGCCTCTCCGGCGGCCAGCGGCAGACCGTGGCCATCGCCAAGGCCGTGCTCTGGAACAGCAAGGTCGTCATCCTCGACGAGCCCACCGCCGCGCTCGGCGTGGCCCAGACGGCGCAGGTGCTGGAGCTGGTCCGCCGCCTGGCCGACCAGGGCCTGGCCGTCGTGCTCATCTCACACAACATGAACGACGTGTTCGCCGTGTCCGACCGGATCGCAGCGCTCTACCTCGGCCGGATGGCGGCCCAGGTGAAGACCGCCGACGTCACCCACGCGCAGGTCGTCGAACTGATCACCTCTGGCCGGAGCGGCGACCTCGGCCTCACCAACGGAGTCACGGTATGA
- a CDS encoding sugar ABC transporter substrate-binding protein, giving the protein MRKGILSLTAAAAAMTLGLTACGGESDTTTAAQNSTAPAASQAVAGKVGVILPDSKSSARWETADRKYLEEAFKAAGVAYDIQNAQGDKTQFQTIADQMITNGATVLMIVNLDSGTGKAVLDKAKSQGVATIDYDRLTLNGGASYYVSFDNTKVGTLQGEGLVKCLTDKKADKPIIAELNGSPTDNNATLFKNGYDGVLKAKYDSKDYVKGPDQSVPDWDNAQAGTIFEQMLTEQPKIAGVLAANDGLGNAAITVLKKNNLNGKVPVTGQDATVQGLQNILAGDQCMTVYKAIKKEADAASQLAIALAKGEKPAATGSVKDTESNADVPAVLLDPQAIYVDNVKDVVADGYVSKDELCTGDFAAKCTEAGIQ; this is encoded by the coding sequence ATGCGCAAGGGGATCCTCAGCTTGACCGCCGCCGCCGCGGCCATGACCCTCGGTCTCACCGCCTGCGGTGGTGAAAGCGACACCACCACCGCCGCCCAGAACAGCACCGCTCCCGCGGCGAGCCAGGCCGTGGCCGGCAAGGTCGGCGTCATCCTGCCGGACAGCAAGTCCTCGGCCCGCTGGGAGACCGCGGACCGCAAGTATCTGGAGGAGGCGTTCAAGGCCGCGGGCGTCGCCTACGACATCCAGAACGCCCAGGGCGACAAGACCCAGTTCCAGACCATCGCCGACCAGATGATCACCAATGGCGCGACCGTGCTGATGATCGTCAACCTGGACAGCGGGACCGGCAAGGCCGTACTCGACAAGGCCAAGTCCCAGGGCGTGGCCACGATCGACTACGATCGGCTGACCCTGAACGGCGGCGCCTCCTACTACGTCAGCTTCGACAACACCAAGGTCGGCACCCTGCAGGGCGAGGGCCTGGTCAAGTGCCTGACCGACAAGAAGGCCGACAAGCCGATCATCGCCGAGCTCAACGGCTCGCCCACCGACAACAACGCCACGCTGTTCAAGAACGGCTACGACGGCGTGCTCAAGGCCAAGTACGACTCCAAGGACTACGTCAAGGGTCCGGACCAGTCGGTGCCGGACTGGGACAACGCGCAGGCGGGCACGATCTTCGAGCAGATGCTCACCGAGCAGCCGAAGATCGCCGGTGTGCTGGCCGCCAACGACGGCCTCGGCAACGCCGCCATCACCGTGCTGAAGAAGAACAACCTCAACGGCAAGGTCCCGGTCACCGGCCAGGACGCCACCGTGCAGGGTCTGCAGAACATCCTCGCCGGTGACCAGTGCATGACGGTCTACAAGGCGATCAAGAAGGAGGCCGACGCGGCCTCCCAGCTCGCCATCGCCCTCGCCAAGGGCGAGAAGCCCGCGGCGACCGGTTCGGTCAAGGACACCGAGAGCAACGCGGACGTCCCCGCCGTCCTGCTCGACCCGCAGGCCATCTACGTCGACAACGTCAAGGACGTCGTGGCCGACGGTTACGTGAGCAAGGACGAGCTGTGCACCGGTGACTTCGCCGCCAAGTGCACCGAGGCCGGAATCCAGTAA
- a CDS encoding TniQ family protein — protein MIADPPRMRPRAEPMPEPLPRSLDPLPDESLTGFMLRLAHRLNISPGYLAFLTGLVDASHRRPPRVLSTQLVIDLKDHLQPFATATRLTPQEAANLCVGQLGIFNTLQHGPPEIRPEPTPLAQLSFHHRWLFHSEPRYCPQCLAGDGSPLQNEHGGPWRRHWYLPMVFACPIHQRLLRHACPAGSNHEIHAAPMDRSAVGSLSDPRPHPTQCRHLTGQKPSGGRRAFCGVQLADPSPDHQPADEVPELLRLQNSLITNMNRPPGDPLRVAGTPIMNHQYFTDLGIIAALVLLSWPASEGLCASPTLAAAIDEEARLRLHMSRTRQTHHHQNQFRVSQPWAAAPADARTCAAILSIAWKVLKKPTSGGLQRALAPLLIQADRTNGRATNAIRSNPRRSRALAVAMRKPWSGLRHGPRLNSAPGW, from the coding sequence ATGATCGCGGACCCGCCGCGAATGAGACCGCGAGCTGAACCGATGCCAGAGCCTCTGCCCAGAAGCCTGGATCCGCTGCCAGACGAATCTCTCACCGGATTCATGCTCAGGTTGGCTCACCGGCTGAACATCAGTCCCGGCTATCTCGCTTTCCTCACCGGGCTAGTCGACGCCTCCCATCGCCGTCCTCCCAGAGTTCTCTCGACCCAGCTGGTGATCGACCTGAAGGACCATCTCCAGCCCTTCGCCACGGCAACCCGCCTCACTCCACAGGAAGCCGCGAACCTCTGCGTTGGCCAACTCGGCATCTTCAACACCCTGCAGCACGGCCCTCCGGAGATACGGCCAGAGCCGACCCCTCTCGCCCAGTTGTCCTTCCACCACCGATGGTTGTTCCACAGCGAACCCCGATACTGCCCGCAATGCCTGGCCGGTGACGGCAGCCCCTTGCAGAACGAACATGGCGGACCCTGGCGAAGACATTGGTATCTCCCGATGGTCTTCGCCTGTCCCATCCACCAGCGTCTGCTCCGCCACGCCTGCCCCGCGGGCAGCAACCATGAAATCCACGCGGCCCCGATGGATCGTTCAGCGGTCGGCAGCCTCAGCGATCCGCGTCCCCATCCCACCCAGTGTCGGCACCTCACCGGGCAAAAACCCTCAGGAGGCCGTAGAGCGTTCTGCGGAGTTCAGCTCGCCGACCCCTCACCCGACCATCAGCCAGCCGATGAAGTCCCGGAGCTTCTCCGACTTCAAAACAGCCTGATCACCAACATGAACCGGCCCCCGGGAGATCCGCTCCGGGTTGCAGGAACTCCCATCATGAACCACCAGTACTTCACGGATCTCGGCATCATCGCGGCCCTGGTCCTGCTCTCATGGCCTGCTTCCGAAGGGCTCTGCGCCTCACCTACCCTGGCCGCAGCCATCGATGAAGAAGCACGCCTGCGACTGCACATGAGCCGGACTCGTCAAACCCACCATCATCAAAACCAGTTCCGAGTCTCACAGCCCTGGGCCGCCGCCCCAGCAGACGCCCGCACCTGCGCCGCGATCTTGAGCATCGCCTGGAAGGTCCTCAAGAAACCGACCTCGGGCGGCCTTCAAAGGGCCCTGGCCCCCCTGCTGATTCAAGCTGACCGAACCAACGGGCGAGCCACAAACGCGATCCGCAGCAACCCCAGACGATCAAGGGCCCTCGCAGTCGCTATGCGCAAACCCTGGAGCGGCCTCCGTCATGGGCCACGGCTCAACTCGGCCCCAGGTTGGTGA